Proteins encoded in a region of the Haloarcula sp. CBA1129 genome:
- the aglF gene encoding UTP--glucose-1-phosphate uridylyltransferase AglF: MKAVVLAAGEGTRLRPLTENKPKGMVEVAGKPILTHCFEQLIELGADELLVVVGYKKQAIINHYEDEFEGVPITYTHQREQNGLAHALLTVEEHVDDDFMLMLGDNIFEANLRDVVNRQAEERADAAFLVEEVPWEEAGRYGVCDTNKYGEITEVVEKPEDPPSNLVMTGFYTFTPAIFHACHLVQPSNRGEYEISDAIDLLLHSGRTIDAIRMDGWRNDIGYPEDRDQAEKRLQGEIDPEMAAENVAAGE; the protein is encoded by the coding sequence ATGAAAGCTGTCGTACTCGCTGCTGGTGAGGGGACCCGTCTCCGCCCGCTGACTGAAAACAAGCCAAAGGGGATGGTAGAAGTCGCTGGAAAACCGATTCTGACCCACTGCTTCGAGCAGTTGATCGAACTGGGTGCTGACGAACTCTTAGTAGTTGTCGGCTACAAGAAGCAAGCTATTATTAATCACTATGAGGACGAATTCGAGGGTGTCCCGATCACCTACACCCATCAGCGCGAGCAGAACGGCCTTGCACACGCACTCCTGACCGTCGAGGAACACGTCGACGACGACTTCATGCTGATGCTCGGCGACAACATTTTCGAAGCGAACCTCCGAGATGTCGTCAACCGTCAGGCGGAGGAACGTGCTGACGCCGCGTTCCTCGTTGAAGAAGTCCCGTGGGAAGAGGCCGGGCGGTACGGCGTCTGTGACACCAACAAGTACGGCGAGATCACCGAAGTCGTCGAGAAGCCAGAGGACCCGCCGTCGAATCTGGTAATGACCGGGTTCTACACGTTCACGCCGGCCATCTTCCACGCCTGCCATCTGGTCCAGCCCTCGAACCGCGGCGAGTACGAAATCAGTGATGCGATTGACCTCCTGTTGCACTCCGGACGAACGATCGACGCAATCCGCATGGATGGCTGGCGGAACGATATCGGCTATCCCGAGGACCGCGATCAGGCCGAGAAGCGGCTGCAGGGCGAGATTGATCCGGAGATGGCCGCTGAGAACGTCGCTGCAGGCGAGTGA
- a CDS encoding NAD(P)-dependent oxidoreductase: MTETEPTNESPHIAVTGGAGYIGSRVIYELQQAHPDWEITAIDNFYLGTVRSVGDVDIDHVDIRNRDRLEAALSGADVVMHLAAVSGVDDCEEKQDLAYEVNVQGTDNVAWFCRKTGAALIFPFSMAVIGDPQEFPITVDHPRDPLNWYGRTKLLNERDIETYADGAFPAHQFMISNLYGSHEIDGQTVSKGTVINFFVNRALAGETLTVYEPGTQSRNFIHVKDVARAYVDSCERLLEQLERGETGVEKYEIASDEDPSVHAVAELVTDVAAEVADIDADVALVENPRGDDETLVDSFPVDTERTADALGWTPEHNVESAIRTALESANT, from the coding sequence ATGACTGAGACAGAACCCACGAACGAGTCGCCCCACATCGCCGTCACCGGCGGTGCGGGCTACATCGGCAGCCGCGTCATCTACGAACTACAGCAGGCCCACCCCGACTGGGAGATCACCGCCATCGACAACTTCTATCTCGGCACCGTGCGGTCTGTTGGCGATGTCGACATCGACCACGTCGACATCCGGAATCGAGACCGGCTGGAAGCGGCGCTGTCGGGCGCAGACGTGGTGATGCACCTCGCTGCGGTCTCGGGCGTCGACGACTGCGAGGAAAAGCAGGATCTGGCCTACGAGGTCAACGTCCAAGGGACCGACAACGTCGCATGGTTCTGCCGCAAGACAGGCGCAGCACTGATTTTCCCGTTCTCGATGGCCGTGATCGGCGACCCACAGGAGTTCCCCATCACGGTCGATCACCCGCGGGACCCGCTGAACTGGTACGGCCGAACGAAACTGCTCAACGAGCGCGATATCGAGACGTACGCCGACGGCGCGTTCCCGGCCCACCAGTTCATGATCTCGAACCTCTACGGCAGTCACGAGATAGACGGCCAGACGGTTTCGAAGGGGACCGTCATCAACTTCTTCGTGAACCGCGCGCTCGCCGGCGAGACGCTGACAGTCTACGAGCCCGGCACGCAGTCCCGGAACTTCATCCACGTCAAAGACGTGGCCCGGGCGTACGTGGACAGCTGCGAGCGGCTGCTAGAGCAGTTAGAGCGTGGCGAGACAGGCGTCGAGAAATACGAGATCGCCAGCGACGAGGACCCGAGCGTCCACGCCGTCGCTGAACTCGTCACAGACGTCGCCGCTGAGGTTGCAGACATCGATGCCGACGTGGCTCTAGTCGAGAACCCACGGGGCGACGACGAGACGCTCGTCGATTCGTTCCCGGTCGATACCGAGCGAACGGCCGACGCGCTGGGCTGGACGCCGGAACACAACGTCGAGTCGGCGATTCGGACGGCACTGGAGTCGGCGAACACGTAG
- the glmU gene encoding bifunctional sugar-1-phosphate nucleotidylyltransferase/acetyltransferase, whose amino-acid sequence MYIDTAVVLAAGEGTRLRPLTRNRPKPMLPAANRPILEHVFDALVEAGIEKLVVVVGYKRDRVQDHFGPTYRGVPISYVSQTKQLGSGHALLQARSVVDGPVLVMNGDRLVDAATIEAVDDSYAETGHTSIAVIERQDTSRYGAVEIQDGDIVDIVEKPQHDEFRLINGGVYAFDGDIFEAIDETTRHAGELALTDTIELLLESDRVRAVEVDGMWVDATYPWDLLTVAREVLARGRVVESARDEQVWVDNSARVHDEATLQSPVVIGPDCEVGPDAVIGPNVALGRNTTIGANSVIQHTVLDADTRVDPSSTLVDTVTGQDVNLGVNTVVPGGPADVQVGTEVFEDQRLGAVIADRAVALGDVSFVSGSLVGPNARLTTGVTVDGTVREGAEVVR is encoded by the coding sequence ATGTACATCGATACGGCTGTGGTCCTCGCCGCGGGTGAGGGAACTCGCCTCCGGCCGTTGACGCGAAACCGGCCAAAACCTATGTTACCGGCCGCGAACCGCCCGATCCTCGAACACGTCTTCGACGCGCTGGTCGAGGCAGGTATCGAGAAACTGGTTGTCGTCGTCGGCTACAAGCGCGACCGCGTTCAGGACCACTTCGGTCCGACGTACCGTGGCGTCCCTATTTCCTACGTGAGCCAGACGAAACAGCTCGGTAGCGGGCACGCGCTCCTTCAGGCCCGGAGCGTCGTCGACGGCCCGGTTCTGGTGATGAACGGTGACCGTCTCGTCGACGCAGCCACTATCGAGGCGGTAGATGACTCCTACGCTGAGACTGGGCACACGAGCATCGCCGTGATCGAACGACAGGACACCAGCCGGTACGGTGCTGTCGAGATACAGGACGGTGACATCGTCGACATCGTCGAAAAGCCACAACATGACGAGTTCAGGCTCATCAACGGCGGCGTCTACGCCTTCGACGGTGACATCTTCGAGGCTATCGACGAAACGACGCGTCACGCCGGCGAGCTGGCACTGACCGACACAATCGAACTCCTGTTGGAATCTGACCGCGTCCGAGCTGTCGAAGTCGACGGGATGTGGGTCGACGCGACCTACCCGTGGGACTTGCTAACCGTCGCTCGCGAGGTGCTGGCGCGGGGCCGGGTCGTCGAATCGGCCCGCGACGAGCAGGTCTGGGTCGACAACTCCGCACGCGTCCACGACGAGGCGACCCTCCAGTCACCGGTCGTCATCGGCCCGGACTGCGAAGTCGGGCCGGACGCTGTCATCGGTCCGAATGTCGCGCTTGGCCGTAACACCACCATCGGGGCCAATAGCGTCATACAGCACACTGTCCTCGACGCCGACACGCGCGTCGACCCGAGTTCGACCCTCGTCGACACCGTCACCGGTCAAGACGTAAATCTGGGCGTCAATACTGTCGTCCCCGGCGGCCCGGCAGATGTTCAGGTCGGCACAGAGGTGTTCGAGGACCAGCGGCTCGGCGCTGTCATTGCCGACCGTGCTGTCGCACTCGGTGACGTGAGTTTCGTCTCTGGGTCTCTCGTTGGGCCTAACGCCCGACTCACCACCGGCGTCACGGTCGATGGAACTGTCCGTGAAGGCGCGGAGGTGGTCCGCTGA
- the aglM gene encoding UDP-glucose 6-dehydrogenase AglM, with protein MNVSIVGSGYVGTTVAACLADLGHEVVTIDIDEDIVDAINDGESPIHEPGLDELVAEHGGGRLRASTDYEEILDTELTMLALPTPSNDDGSIDLQFMEAGAASIGEALTGAENTTADPHLVVTKSTVVPNTTENRLAPRIAEAGLERGTDFLVASNPEFQREGTAVTDFLNPDKLVFGTDDDRATTLLHDLYAPLREGADGDVPVVETGIAEAEMIKYANNTFLATKVSLINDIGNICKEFGVDAYEVADAIGLDDRIGEQFLRSGVGWGGSCFPKDTDAIIAAAREQGYDPAVLSAAVELNDAQPERLLSLLDDHVDVSDKRIAVLGLAFKPGTDDIRNTRAVPVIEGLQERGADIVAYDPVATENMRERYPDIEYADSAAAALEDASGAVVVTDWDEFAALDVEFDEMTDPVVVDGRRIIERRDGITYEGLTW; from the coding sequence ATGAACGTCAGTATTGTCGGAAGCGGATACGTCGGGACGACGGTCGCTGCGTGTCTCGCTGATCTCGGGCACGAAGTCGTAACGATAGATATCGACGAAGACATCGTCGACGCAATCAACGACGGCGAGTCGCCGATACACGAACCCGGGCTCGACGAACTCGTCGCCGAGCATGGCGGTGGGCGACTCCGAGCAAGTACCGACTACGAGGAGATACTCGACACCGAGTTGACAATGCTGGCGCTCCCGACGCCCTCGAACGACGACGGGAGCATTGACCTCCAGTTCATGGAGGCCGGTGCGGCATCCATCGGCGAAGCGCTGACTGGCGCTGAGAACACGACAGCGGACCCGCATCTCGTCGTCACGAAGTCGACAGTCGTCCCGAACACGACCGAGAACCGACTCGCTCCCCGGATCGCCGAGGCCGGCCTCGAACGCGGGACGGACTTCCTCGTGGCCTCTAACCCCGAGTTCCAGCGTGAGGGGACGGCCGTCACGGACTTTCTGAATCCGGACAAGCTCGTCTTCGGGACGGACGACGACCGCGCGACGACTCTTCTCCATGACCTCTACGCGCCGCTGCGCGAGGGCGCTGACGGCGACGTGCCGGTCGTCGAGACCGGCATTGCCGAGGCCGAGATGATCAAGTACGCCAACAACACGTTCCTCGCAACGAAGGTCAGCCTCATCAACGACATCGGGAACATCTGCAAGGAGTTCGGCGTCGACGCCTACGAAGTCGCTGACGCCATCGGGCTCGACGACCGAATCGGCGAACAGTTCCTCCGGAGCGGCGTCGGCTGGGGCGGCAGTTGCTTCCCGAAGGACACCGATGCCATCATCGCCGCGGCGCGGGAGCAGGGTTATGACCCCGCTGTCCTTTCAGCGGCTGTGGAACTGAACGATGCCCAACCCGAGCGCCTCCTCTCCCTGCTCGACGACCACGTCGACGTGTCCGACAAACGAATCGCCGTCCTAGGGCTGGCGTTCAAGCCCGGGACAGACGACATCCGGAACACGCGAGCAGTTCCGGTCATCGAAGGGTTACAGGAACGCGGGGCCGATATCGTCGCTTACGACCCCGTGGCGACCGAAAACATGCGCGAGCGATATCCCGATATCGAGTACGCCGATTCGGCGGCGGCCGCACTTGAGGATGCATCCGGCGCTGTGGTTGTCACCGACTGGGACGAGTTCGCGGCGCTCGATGTAGAATTCGACGAGATGACCGACCCCGTTGTCGTTGACGGTCGACGCATCATCGAACGGCGCGACGGCATCACCTACGAAGGGTTGACTTGGTAG
- the glmS gene encoding glutamine--fructose-6-phosphate transaminase (isomerizing) produces MCGIIGCVGRGDETLDTLVHGLSKLEYRGYDSAGVALANSHIDLCKHSGKIADLREALSDRTLSGSVGIGHTRWSTHGPPTDENAHPHQDCTGDVAVVHNGIIENYQSLRDELVTAGHTFTSDTDTEVVPHLIEDALDAGADPEDAVRETISRLEGSYAVAVVVAGCDSVFAARNDSPLVLGIDDNATYLASDVPAFRDFTDKVVYLADGEFARLNGDGWTVTDTDGTVIDKDIDTVQWDPEETGKSGYDHFMLKEIHEQPRALRQCLRGRVDELAGTVDIGDLGDLSPTGVQFVACGTSYHAALHGAQLFREAGIPAQAFLASEYATATPPIGDALVVGVTQSGETADTLSALRAARRRGARTLAVTNVVGSTAARECDHALYIRAGPEIGVAATKTFASQLAALNLLALGTSTTDDARQVISALRDLPGHVQAVLDESAAQEVAELYQDASAYFFIGRGYQNPVALEGALKMKEITYKHAEGFAAGELKHGPLALVTENTPVFAIVTGDDERARKTIGNVKEVEARDAPVVAITDGQSDVERYADHVLHIPETHPRAAAVLANTHLQLVSYHTAALLGRNIDKPRNLAKSVTVE; encoded by the coding sequence ATGTGTGGGATCATCGGCTGCGTCGGTCGCGGCGATGAGACGCTCGACACGCTCGTCCACGGCCTCTCGAAGCTGGAGTATCGCGGCTACGACTCAGCCGGCGTCGCGCTCGCGAACAGTCATATCGACCTGTGCAAACACTCCGGCAAAATCGCCGACCTACGCGAAGCGCTGTCCGACCGGACGCTCTCGGGCTCAGTCGGCATCGGCCACACCCGCTGGAGCACGCACGGGCCGCCGACCGACGAGAACGCTCACCCGCACCAAGACTGTACCGGCGATGTCGCAGTCGTCCACAACGGGATCATCGAGAACTACCAGTCCCTACGAGACGAACTCGTCACCGCCGGCCACACCTTCACGTCCGACACTGATACCGAGGTCGTCCCCCACCTTATCGAGGACGCGCTGGACGCTGGGGCCGACCCCGAAGACGCTGTCAGAGAGACGATCAGTCGACTTGAAGGCAGCTACGCCGTCGCCGTCGTCGTTGCCGGCTGTGATTCGGTGTTTGCCGCGCGAAACGACTCGCCGCTCGTGTTAGGCATCGACGACAACGCGACTTACTTAGCCAGTGACGTGCCCGCCTTCCGTGATTTCACCGACAAAGTCGTCTACCTCGCCGACGGCGAGTTCGCCCGGCTCAACGGTGATGGATGGACCGTCACCGACACCGACGGCACAGTAATCGACAAAGACATCGACACCGTCCAGTGGGACCCCGAGGAGACGGGCAAGAGTGGCTACGACCACTTCATGCTCAAGGAGATTCACGAACAGCCCCGTGCGCTCCGGCAGTGCTTGCGGGGCCGCGTCGACGAACTCGCCGGCACGGTCGACATCGGTGACCTCGGTGACCTCTCCCCGACCGGTGTCCAGTTCGTCGCCTGCGGGACCTCCTATCACGCCGCCCTGCACGGTGCGCAACTGTTCCGCGAAGCGGGTATCCCCGCTCAGGCGTTCCTCGCCAGCGAATATGCGACCGCGACGCCACCCATCGGCGATGCGCTCGTCGTCGGGGTTACACAGAGCGGCGAAACCGCGGACACGCTATCGGCGCTTCGGGCGGCTCGCCGCCGCGGCGCACGCACATTAGCTGTGACAAACGTCGTCGGCTCCACCGCGGCCCGCGAATGCGACCACGCACTGTACATCCGCGCCGGGCCGGAAATCGGCGTCGCCGCGACCAAGACCTTCGCCTCACAACTGGCCGCGCTGAACCTGCTTGCGCTTGGAACGTCCACGACCGACGACGCCCGGCAGGTCATCAGCGCACTCCGTGACCTCCCCGGCCACGTTCAGGCGGTTCTTGATGAATCTGCCGCGCAGGAAGTCGCTGAGTTGTATCAGGACGCCAGCGCCTACTTCTTTATCGGCCGTGGGTACCAGAACCCCGTGGCGCTCGAAGGCGCACTGAAGATGAAGGAAATCACCTACAAGCACGCCGAGGGCTTTGCCGCCGGCGAGCTGAAACACGGCCCGTTGGCGCTGGTGACCGAGAATACGCCAGTGTTCGCTATCGTGACCGGAGACGACGAGCGCGCCCGGAAGACTATCGGGAACGTCAAAGAGGTCGAAGCGCGGGACGCCCCGGTGGTCGCGATTACGGATGGACAGAGCGACGTTGAACGATACGCCGACCATGTGCTTCACATTCCGGAGACACACCCGCGGGCCGCTGCCGTGCTGGCGAATACGCACCTGCAGTTGGTATCGTATCACACTGCCGCGTTGCTGGGGCGGAACATCGACAAGCCACGGAATCTGGCCAAAAGTGTGACAGTAGAGTAA
- a CDS encoding CheF family chemotaxis protein, with product MSDTEKKIADTKGKFLQAVSQGQRLTDAEWRNCRIVLTTERVALLGDDKRQISLTDIDRIADRFDVNQQSAGVSDYVALYVGEDVILVSASDHGTFETDFYRASLDGAIVLVQHPALKGGVVQSAEWTKGRLKVTDEALKLAMADGQAVVIDRADIGDLAVEEKQVSGEERTVIQVEHSEDDISVETHLAGEEFHATVLRTMLEESAEQNQADLDLSSTEKRVIMALHSGVSPFDIPNFVGIDVEKTEEIFDRLIELDVISVLRERTEVNLTTKGRRVAGERMGEQ from the coding sequence ATGAGCGACACCGAAAAGAAGATCGCCGATACGAAGGGGAAGTTCCTTCAGGCGGTCTCACAGGGCCAGCGCCTCACCGACGCCGAGTGGCGAAACTGTCGTATTGTCCTCACTACAGAGCGGGTCGCCCTGCTGGGCGACGACAAACGGCAGATCTCATTGACCGATATCGACCGTATTGCCGACCGATTCGACGTGAATCAGCAGAGCGCCGGCGTCTCAGACTACGTCGCGCTCTATGTCGGCGAGGACGTTATTCTCGTGTCGGCATCGGATCATGGGACATTCGAGACCGATTTCTACCGGGCGAGTCTCGACGGTGCAATCGTGCTGGTTCAACATCCAGCGCTGAAAGGCGGCGTCGTCCAGTCCGCCGAGTGGACGAAAGGCCGACTCAAAGTGACTGACGAGGCGCTGAAACTCGCGATGGCCGACGGGCAAGCGGTTGTCATCGACCGCGCTGACATCGGCGACCTCGCCGTCGAAGAGAAACAGGTCAGCGGCGAGGAGCGAACGGTCATTCAGGTCGAGCACAGCGAGGACGACATCAGCGTCGAAACACATCTCGCGGGCGAGGAGTTTCACGCGACTGTTCTCCGGACGATGCTCGAAGAGAGTGCCGAACAGAATCAAGCCGATCTGGACCTGAGCTCGACGGAGAAGCGGGTCATAATGGCGCTGCACTCCGGCGTATCGCCGTTCGACATCCCCAATTTTGTCGGCATTGACGTCGAGAAAACCGAGGAGATCTTCGACCGGTTGATCGAACTTGACGTGATCAGCGTGCTCCGGGAACGGACTGAAGTGAATCTGACGACGAAGGGGCGTCGGGTCGCCGGCGAGCGGATGGGCGAACAGTAG
- a CDS encoding STT3 domain-containing protein: MSDTPGTGAVLDDRPELRDATTAVLAVDDEQDGWTFDDIPVDSGQFGELVSAGIVEKDGEQYRVADPDAVRAALDGETEASGDSGSDLAIGDALSFDFDARATGLLAAALAVVFVARTYVIGSVYRGGDIVLSSNDPYYYRYHVEQVAANAGSVADAGALSVLPGSVTKGEPLMVATLWWVASLFGGSKEAIGHVLAWYPVVSALVTAVLLYLLAVRVSSDRRVALASVLFLAFIPGHAFRTSLGFADHHAFDYPWLGLTALALVVALAAVRNRGSLRRPQPWIAAVGIGVGTAGQVLAWEAGPLLVLPVSLVVLGQTLLDVSNDRSALVRNVPVLAGVSLGAILAGSVHTVTGWQTALVASAPTLLTVGTVVVIATAEAARRLGGTVTQLAAVDIGLGVVGLAVFRFGFTEQWGTFSSRLDTLFRSDAIAETYGLFSTDAFGFLFLLGLTLFLALPAMVWGINLARSDRSGWLVVSSYVWVLFVLAVIQVRFVGELAPFLALFAGLAFVWAASWVDLARPVLTTGDRDLRDALVPDSRALGSLFVLFLLFGALGMVQVPVKTSQVLVEDGTYGAATAIEADAAENGLEYPENYVLSRWGQNRVHNYFVSGESRSYSYARQTYAPFVAATDPEEAHNRISDRVGYVVTTETEVEEPTTMYVRLHQQFGSQSGGVSGLAHYRPLFVSADGSHKAFAVVPGGAIEGTAAPNATVSVTTTVTVSDREVTYERQTTANQKGVFTVTVANPGAYTVTTDSGNETTVEVPEQTVYDGGNVTVK; this comes from the coding sequence ATGAGCGATACGCCCGGGACGGGAGCGGTACTCGATGACCGGCCCGAGCTACGAGATGCGACGACGGCAGTTCTGGCCGTCGACGACGAACAGGACGGCTGGACGTTCGACGACATCCCCGTCGATTCGGGCCAGTTCGGCGAACTCGTCTCCGCAGGCATCGTCGAGAAGGACGGGGAGCAGTACCGCGTCGCCGACCCTGACGCGGTGCGGGCCGCGCTCGATGGCGAAACCGAGGCCAGTGGCGATAGCGGGTCCGATCTGGCTATCGGGGACGCCCTGAGTTTTGATTTCGACGCTCGAGCAACCGGCCTGCTCGCCGCCGCTCTAGCGGTCGTGTTTGTCGCTCGAACGTACGTCATCGGATCGGTCTACCGCGGCGGCGACATCGTCTTATCGAGCAACGATCCCTACTACTACAGGTATCACGTCGAGCAGGTCGCGGCGAACGCCGGCAGCGTTGCCGACGCCGGGGCCCTCTCCGTACTTCCGGGCAGCGTAACAAAAGGAGAGCCACTCATGGTCGCGACGCTCTGGTGGGTCGCCAGCCTCTTCGGCGGGAGCAAAGAAGCCATCGGCCACGTTCTCGCTTGGTATCCTGTCGTATCAGCACTCGTCACGGCTGTCCTGCTCTATCTGCTCGCAGTTCGGGTGTCCAGCGACCGGCGTGTCGCTCTCGCGTCGGTCCTGTTTCTGGCGTTCATTCCCGGCCACGCCTTCCGGACGAGCCTCGGTTTCGCTGACCACCATGCCTTCGACTATCCGTGGCTGGGCCTCACCGCACTTGCGCTCGTGGTCGCGCTAGCGGCGGTCAGGAATCGAGGGTCGCTTCGGCGACCACAGCCGTGGATTGCCGCGGTCGGTATCGGCGTCGGGACTGCCGGACAGGTGCTTGCGTGGGAAGCCGGACCATTACTCGTCTTGCCAGTCAGTCTGGTGGTACTGGGACAGACACTCCTCGACGTGTCTAACGACCGGTCGGCACTCGTCAGGAACGTGCCAGTCCTTGCCGGCGTCAGCCTCGGTGCGATACTCGCTGGCAGTGTCCATACTGTCACTGGCTGGCAAACTGCGCTTGTGGCTAGCGCGCCGACACTGCTGACGGTGGGCACTGTCGTCGTCATTGCAACAGCAGAGGCAGCCAGACGCCTCGGTGGTACCGTCACGCAACTGGCTGCGGTCGATATCGGGCTTGGCGTCGTCGGCCTCGCTGTCTTTCGCTTTGGCTTCACAGAACAATGGGGCACGTTCAGTAGCCGGCTCGATACGCTGTTTCGGTCCGACGCGATCGCTGAAACGTACGGACTGTTCAGCACAGATGCCTTTGGCTTCCTGTTCCTGCTCGGCCTAACGCTGTTTCTGGCGCTCCCGGCAATGGTGTGGGGCATCAACCTCGCTCGGAGCGACCGGAGCGGCTGGCTCGTCGTCAGTAGCTACGTCTGGGTGCTGTTCGTCCTCGCCGTAATTCAGGTCCGTTTCGTCGGCGAGCTGGCCCCGTTTCTTGCGCTGTTCGCCGGCCTCGCGTTCGTCTGGGCCGCCTCGTGGGTTGATCTTGCTAGACCGGTGCTAACGACCGGTGACAGGGACCTGCGGGACGCGCTCGTTCCGGACTCCCGAGCCCTCGGGTCACTGTTCGTCCTGTTCCTGCTGTTCGGAGCCCTCGGGATGGTGCAGGTTCCGGTGAAAACGAGTCAGGTACTCGTCGAGGACGGAACGTACGGCGCGGCGACTGCAATCGAAGCTGACGCCGCCGAGAACGGCCTCGAATACCCCGAAAACTACGTCCTCAGCCGCTGGGGACAGAACCGCGTGCACAACTACTTCGTCAGCGGCGAATCACGGAGCTACAGCTACGCTCGCCAGACGTACGCGCCGTTCGTCGCAGCGACGGACCCCGAGGAGGCCCACAATCGGATTTCGGATCGAGTCGGATACGTCGTGACGACAGAGACCGAGGTCGAAGAGCCGACCACGATGTACGTTCGACTCCATCAGCAGTTCGGTAGTCAGAGCGGCGGCGTATCAGGATTGGCCCACTACCGGCCGCTCTTTGTGAGCGCAGACGGGAGCCACAAGGCATTCGCCGTCGTTCCCGGTGGTGCCATAGAGGGGACAGCAGCCCCGAATGCGACCGTCTCTGTAACGACGACAGTCACTGTTTCGGACCGAGAAGTCACCTACGAGCGCCAGACGACAGCCAACCAGAAGGGTGTGTTCACGGTTACCGTCGCAAACCCCGGAGCATACACTGTGACAACCGATAGCGGAAATGAAACGACCGTCGAAGTCCCGGAACAGACGGTGTACGACGGCGGCAACGTGACGGTCAAGTGA